DNA sequence from the Teretinema zuelzerae genome:
GGGACTGATAGCGGCCTTCTATTTGGTTGATTAATACGCCTATTACAGGACGGCGGGATTCAGAGTGTTTCATGGGCTCCATCGGAAATTGCAAAATATGATAGACAGTATGCCCCTCACAAACCGTATTTGTCCAGAATTTCCTTGTAAAGTCCGTTCGACCTGATGGCGGCAAGACCGTCCAAGAAAGCTCAGCGGAAAATCAGGGCGAGCCCCAGCATGGCGAGCACCGCGCCTCCGGCCTGGGAGGCGGTGACCTTACGCTTCAGGATGAAAGCGGTAGGAGGCAGCAGAAACACCGGGGACAGAGAACTTAGCGTCGAGACGATGCCCGCTCCGGCGTGTTGTATCGCGAACAACAGGAGGCCGACCCCGATGAAAGGGCCGAATACGGCGCCCAGGCTGATGATTCCCAGGGCCTTTCGATCGAGAATAGCCGCGCGGACGTCGCAAAGCTTGCGGGAGAACGCCGCCACCAGGAAAAAACCGGCGAAAGCGCTGCCGATGCGGATCTGGGTGGCCGCTACCGAATCGACGCCCGCGGCGCCCGCTTTGGTGAGCAGGGTGCCGGCTGCCATGGAGACGGCGGACAGCACGCCGAACGCCACGCCTTTGACATAAAAACGCCGCTCGGCCGAAGACTCGTTCTGAGGAGCGTTTCTTTCACGGCCTCCCGCTATCGTAACCGAAATGCCGGAAACGCAGAGGGCCATGCCCGCCAGGGACCAGGGGCCGAGTCGCTCTCCGTATAGTAAAAAGGCTGCGGCGGCGGTCAGGGGAACCGACAAGGACATGAGGAGCATGGCGGTTGCCGAACCGATATACACGTACGCATTTAATAGAAAATAATCGCCTATCACGAAGCCGACGAAGCCCGAAGCGCCCAGAAAAAGCCATGACGAGGCGGCGACGCCCTGAGGAAGGAAATGGCCGGTAAGAGCGAAGGAGACGAGGGCGAGATAGAGGGTGCCGAAGGCAACCTTCAGAGTGTTCACCGGCAGAACGCCGACCCGGGAAACGGCGTTCTCCATAAAAAGGGCGGCGAGAGTCCACGACAGAGCCGTGCCGAGCGCGGCGATTTCTCCGATATACGTCATACCGAAATATATCTTTTTTCCCGCGCCGTGTCTCCCGGAAATTTGGCATTCTTCTATCCGTTGAGCATCGCTATTCGCGTAAAAATACGTTATTCTCGGAGGTATGAACGTGCGCCTGATAAACCCCTTTCTCTCCTCGACAATCACGGTTTTCGAACAAATGTTCCAGGTTCAGCCGATGCCCGGAGAGGTGCATCTGGACGAGCGGGCGCACACGCACCGCTGGGATATTTCCGCGGTCATGGTGCTCACGGGGAACGCAATCGGCGTGGTCGCGATTCGCTTGACGCGGGTGCTCACCGACAAGCTCCTGACGCGATCCTGAGTCACCTGGGTTACTCAGGAAGAACGGGAAAACCTGATCAACAGACTGGTAGGGGAACTCGTCAACGTAATAGCGGCTCAGGCCTCGAACAAGCTCGAAGAATACCGCATAGAGATATCCGTGCCCATCGTCGTGCAGGGGCAAAACCACAAGTAGCCTGGCCGGACAAGCAGCCCATCATCGCCATTCCCTTCGCAACGCCGTTCGGCCCGTTCACCGTCAACGTCAGCCTGTTCGAGCTTCCGAAAGCCTACCGCCAGAGATGACCCGCGGCCGGAATGCCGGAAAATACTGACTGAAAGTACCACAGATCATGCTTGTTAATGCAGGCGCCGATTCCGAGCCGCGTCTATACTGGCGGAGAGAGGTGCGGAACATGAAACGAACATCGTCTGCGTTGCTTTTTTTTCTGGCCGCTTTCCTTGCGAAGGCCTTCTCCTCGCCGGTCGCAGTCCTCCATAACTGGGAAGACAGGCTCGCCCTGGACAACAGAGAAGCCGTACGGTTCTCTTCCGGCGATTCTCCCGAATACGCGGCGCCCGGCTTCGACGACTCGCTCTGGCCGCTGCTTTCCCTTCCGCTCTCCCCCGGAGACTTGAAGCGCCTTGAAAGAAGCGAAGGCGCGGTGTACTGGTACCGCGTCCGAATCAGGCTTCCGGAAGGCTATCCGCAAAAGGCCCTCGGCATACAGCTCGGGAAGATCGCCGACGTCGATGAAACCCGCTGGAACGGAACGCTTATCGGCACGTCCGGGTCTATCGACGACCCGAGTTCGCACGCGAGCAACCGGCTCAGACAATACGAGATCCCCGCGCACGCCCTGCGCCCGGGAGAGGAAAACGTGCTCGCGGTCAGAGTTCGAAACACTTGGCGAGCCGACGAGCTGCCCGGGCGCGGAAACTATTTCATCGGGGACTACGACGCGATGCGGTCCGCCTTTTTCCGTAGAGGAATGAGGGAGCTCGCCTTCCCGGTAGTGTATTTCGTTTTCTTCGCGTATTTTCTCCTGCTTTACTCCAAGCGGACCAGGCAGAAGGAAAATCTCCTGTACAGCCTCTTTTCGATCGCCTTCGCGCTTTACTCGGCATGCCGGACCGACATCAAATACGAGTTCATCTCGAATTTCAGGTTATTGCAGAAGCTTGAATTCGGCAGCATGTACGCGGCCATACCGCTGTTAATGGCCTTTGTTCTATCTTTTTTCCGGGAAAAACAGACGCGTTTCCATTACGGATACTACGTTTTTTCGGCGGTCTGCCTTGCGGCCCTGGCCGCGATGCGAAACCATCTGCACTGGTACAACCTGAACGTCTATTTCATTCAATACACCTGGATTTTTCCGTTCTTCGAACTCTTCCGCACCCTCGTCAAAAACTACCGCAAATCCGCCGACGCGCGCATCATGTTCTCAACCTTCGCCTTCGTATGCGCGGCGATCGCCCACGACATCCTGCTTTCGCGGGGAATACGGATGGTTCTGTTCATCGGATTCTGGCTCACTCCCTTCGCGATGTTCGCCTATGTCAGCGGCATCGCGACGATTCTTTCGGTTCGCTTCGCGAAATCAATGAACCAGATAGAAGAACTGAACGCGACGCTCGAGCGCAAGGTGGAAGAGCGAACCGCGGCCCTGGACAAGTCTCTGCAGGAAATAAGCCTCCGCGACGAAAAAATCCAGAGAGAACTCGTGATGGCCGGATCTGTCCAGCAAGCCCTGCTCCCGGAGCGCATTCCCGACTGGCCGGTGCGGATCGCTGTGCGGTACAAGCCTCTGCGCGAAGTAAGCGGAGATTTTTACCACTTCGCCAAAACGCTCGACGGCGGCTATCTGATGTACATCGGAGACGTATCCGGCCACGGCATGCCTGCGGCGCTCTACGCCATACTGGCGGTTAAGGCGTACTCCGAGGCCGCCCGCAGCGAAACCTCGCCGGCCGCCATCCTCTCCCGCGTCAACGACGATCTGTGCCGCCTCGACACGACGCATTACCTGACGTCTTTCATGGTAAAATACGACGGAGAAGGCCGTCTTCATTTCAGCAACGCCGGCCATCCGCGGGCGATTTTGCTCAGCAGAAGAAAGAAAAAGATCACGATGCTCGACACGGCCGGAACCGTCATCGGCATCCGGGACGACGCGCGCGATATGCTTCAGGACGCGGAGATTCCCTTCGAACAGGGAGACCGCATCCTTCTCTATACGGACTGCCTGGTCGAACGCGCCAACGCGGAGGGTGAGCA
Encoded proteins:
- a CDS encoding DMT family transporter — protein: MTYIGEIAALGTALSWTLAALFMENAVSRVGVLPVNTLKVAFGTLYLALVSFALTGHFLPQGVAASSWLFLGASGFVGFVIGDYFLLNAYVYIGSATAMLLMSLSVPLTAAAAFLLYGERLGPWSLAGMALCVSGISVTIAGGRERNAPQNESSAERRFYVKGVAFGVLSAVSMAAGTLLTKAGAAGVDSVAATQIRIGSAFAGFFLVAAFSRKLCDVRAAILDRKALGIISLGAVFGPFIGVGLLLFAIQHAGAGIVSTLSSLSPVFLLPPTAFILKRKVTASQAGGAVLAMLGLALIFR
- a CDS encoding PP2C family protein-serine/threonine phosphatase; protein product: MKRTSSALLFFLAAFLAKAFSSPVAVLHNWEDRLALDNREAVRFSSGDSPEYAAPGFDDSLWPLLSLPLSPGDLKRLERSEGAVYWYRVRIRLPEGYPQKALGIQLGKIADVDETRWNGTLIGTSGSIDDPSSHASNRLRQYEIPAHALRPGEENVLAVRVRNTWRADELPGRGNYFIGDYDAMRSAFFRRGMRELAFPVVYFVFFAYFLLLYSKRTRQKENLLYSLFSIAFALYSACRTDIKYEFISNFRLLQKLEFGSMYAAIPLLMAFVLSFFREKQTRFHYGYYVFSAVCLAALAAMRNHLHWYNLNVYFIQYTWIFPFFELFRTLVKNYRKSADARIMFSTFAFVCAAIAHDILLSRGIRMVLFIGFWLTPFAMFAYVSGIATILSVRFAKSMNQIEELNATLERKVEERTAALDKSLQEISLRDEKIQRELVMAGSVQQALLPERIPDWPVRIAVRYKPLREVSGDFYHFAKTLDGGYLMYIGDVSGHGMPAALYAILAVKAYSEAARSETSPAAILSRVNDDLCRLDTTHYLTSFMVKYDGEGRLHFSNAGHPRAILLSRRKKKITMLDTAGTVIGIRDDARDMLQDAEIPFEQGDRILLYTDCLVERANAEGEQFGETRLVDTLKKFFFEDLDALIDKTLETFFAFAGGAENKDDLTIAAMEIE